The Verrucomicrobiia bacterium DNA window ATCATCACGATGAACCCGACCGCCGTCGAGACGGGGTGGCTGCTGACGGAACGTGCCGAAGGATTTGAAGGGTTTGGAAAACTCGGCGACGAAAGTTCGCCCGCGGTTGCGTCCGCGAACGGTGCGATCGCCAACGATTTCGATTTGATTGTCACGCACGCCCAGGTCGATCAACACGGCGCCGCGTGTTGTTTCAGGGTATGTGAAACGATAGAGGCCGGTATTCTCGGTCGTCGTCAATTCCACCTTTATGCCGGAGTCGGGAAAGAAAACGGTGTAGTATCCGGGCGACGCCTTTTCACGCGATTTGTCGTAAGGCGAGGCATACGTGCGATCCGGCGGTACTGTCCAGTCGCCGACAACGGGCATGATCGTCAGGCCGTGCATGGGGCTCGTAAAACCGAGCATGGTGCGGCGCTGGTGAATATAGCGGTAAATGATGCCGTGGTTATTGGCGGCGTCCGTGAGGTCTTTGTTGATCGGGCCAATGAGGATGTCGCGATGGGGCAGGGCAGGGCCCGGATACGTGAAGCCCGTGTAGGTCTCCTCTCCAGGGGGCGGCGCATTGCCAACCAGCGCCTGGTCTTCAAGCGAAGCGGTACCGACCAACGGATCAACGTAATCAACGGGCCGCTTTTCCGCAGAATGGACGGAAACGGGAAGAACGAGGCAGGCGGCCAGGAGGCATGCAGCCAAAGGATGGTGTGCATGGCGGAGTGTCGCCGCACACTGCATTACGCTTTTGTATCGATTCAATTGCATCATCAGTTCAAGGGTTCAGGCGGCGGGTTGTGCAACGCCCGCCAGGTTTTTGCCGCAACATCGGGAACGTGGAAGGGCTGGGAACGCCGTGGTCCAATCCTGCAGAGTTACCGCAATTTATTTCCGGACGTCGAGCGTTCCGGGATTATTCAGGCCATTTTCCGTTTACGATCGGGCGCAGCGTAAGTTTTTTTGGATCGAGCACCACGTGCTTGATGGTTTTGCGTTGCCACGTGTAGGTGATGTGGACCCTGCCATCGCGGGTCTGAATCACCGCGGGATAGGCAAAACCATTGGGGGCGTCGGGGTCGTTTTCCAATTCGACTGCGGCGAACCAGTCGCGCCCGTTTTCGGAGATGGCCACGTTAAGCGGACTGCGCCCCTTGTTGTTGGAACCCGTGCGGATGTTGTGATTATACACGAGCAACTGGCGTCCATCCTGCAGCGTAACGGCGTCGGTCCCCGAGTTTGGATTCGGCACGTCGAGCAGGCCCATTTCACCCCAGGTCTTCCCGCCGTCGAGAGACCAGATCTCGAACGTGCGATCCTGGCGTGTGCGGCCGACTGATTGAAGGCGATTTCCTGAATGGAACAAAATGCTGGGCTGAATCGCGGCAATAGTTTTTCCATCGTTGACTGGCCCGCTGGTTTCCCACGTGCGTCCCAGATCGCGAGTGCGTTCGAAGGAGACGCGCCAGCCATTGGTACCTTCACTGCTGGAGGGACAGAGGATGTCGCCGTTCGCGAGCTGCACAGGCTTGTTCTTGATAGGGCCGAGGATGCCGTGAGGCAAACGCCGTGGCTGGGACCAGGTTTTTCCGCCGTCATCAGAAGTGATCAACATTCCCCACCAAGTGCTTGGGCTCGGGCCGACCTTGTAGAACAACATGAGCGGGCCGGTTTTCGGCTGGAACAGAACGGGATTCCACGTCGGCAGACGCTCGGCGCCGAAGCCGAGGCCGTTGGCGACTTCAACGGGCGGCGTCCATTTGCCGCGCCGAAGATGGGTAACGTAAATGCAGACGTCGGGATTGCGCTCGTGGGTTCCGCCGAAGAATGCGGCGACCAGGCCTGTGGGTGTTTCTTCGATCGTGGACGCGTGACACGACGGAAACGGGGCAGATTCGAAGATGGGTTGGGATTTTACGATCCAACCCATCTGCTTTGGGGACGAAGGCATGGCGCAACCGCCGGCGAGAAACATCAGGAGGGCCAGACAGAGGATCAGAGCACCCTCTCCCCCGGCCCCTCTCCCGCTCCTGCGTCGCAGGCGAGGGGAGGAAAGAGTGGTGCTGATTTCGTTTTGCAGGAACGGCAGCGAGTTTTTCTCCCTCTCTTCCACTCGGAGTGGAGGAGAGGGTCGGGGAGAGGAGGGATTTGGATTGGGCGACAAGGCAGGAAAGGACTGGATCAGAGCACCCTCTCCCCCAACCCCTCTCCCGCTCCTGCGTCGCAGGCGAGGGGAGGAAAGAGTGGTGCTGATTTCGTTTTGCTGGAGCGGCAGCGAGTTTGTCTCCCTCTCTTCCACTCGGAGTGGAGGAGAGGGCCGGGGAGAGGAGGCGTTTGGATTGGGCGACACTGCGGGAAGGGACTGGATCAGAGCACCCTCTCCCCCGGCCCCTCTCCCGCTCCTGCGTCGCAGGCGAGGGGAGGAGACAAGGTTGTGCGCGGCAGATTGCAGGCTTCGAATGAGATGGGCGTTCATTTGCTGGTGAAGTTGTATTTGCCACTGCCAAGTTCCAATACTGCCCAGCCTTCCTCGAACCGTGCTGAACCAACACCGGCCGCCTGCGCAGCGGAGGTCCGTCCTTCCATTACAGAATCAAGATTGCTGGCAGGAATATGCACCGTCGCCCGGCTGTTTGGCGGCACTTCAATCGCCCAGGTGAATTGAGCATCGTCCTTTCGCCAGTCGCTTCGAATCCAGCCATAGGGCGAACGATGGCTCGCCTTCACAGATTTCAAATCACCCGCAAGTTCCGGTCTCATGATGATGTGTTTGAAACCTGGCGCGCTGGGATCCGTTTTGATCCCTGCAAGGTGTTCGTAGAACCATATTGTTAAGTCGCCAATGAGCATCACATGGTTTCCAGAATTCATCGCCGGATCCGCTGTGTCACCATTCCAGAGTTCCCATACCGTGGTGGCCCCTCTTTCGACCATGTACCCCCAGCTGGGATAATCGCGCTGCGTTGCAATCGCATACGCGAGATCGGGCCTGCCATTCTGGGTGAGCGTTCGCATCAGAAACATGCCCCCGATCAGGCCTGTTCCAATGTGTCCCTTTGATTCGTTCTCGATCCTGTCCACCAGCCGGGCAAACACCCGCGCACGAAATTCCTCAGGAACCAGGCCGAAATACAGCGGCAACACACACGAAGTCTGGCTGCCGTTATCATAAAAGCCTGCATCACGTTTCAGAAAACGCTGGTTGAACGCGGTCTTCACCTGATCGGCCATCTGACTTAACCGCGTCGAATCCGCGCTGCGCTGCAGCAATGCCGCATACTGTGCCATCAGCCGCAGGTCGTGATAAAAGTATGCGGTTGCGAGCAGCGTCTTGTCGGTCTGCCGTTCGGGATCCTTTGAGTGGATCAACTCCGGTTGTTCTGGCGGCACGCACCAGTCGCCATATCTGTCGCGTGAGATGATTCCATTGGTGAGGAAGTTCGTTGCCATGTAGTCCACCCATTTCGCAGCGCTCGCAAAATGCCGTTCGAGGATGGCGCGATTCTGAAATTGGTCGTGGAGAATTCCCGGCAGAATGACTGTGGTGGTGGGCCAGGTGACATTATCGGTGTACATCGGCCAATAGGAAGGCGCCACGTCCGGGACGCTGCCGTTTTCACGCTGCGCATCTTCAATGTCCCGCAACCACTTCTCGTGAAACGCCTGGGTATCGAAGATAAAACTTTCGCCGCGTGACACCTCCGAACGATCGCCCAGCCAGCCCTGTCGTTCGTCGCGTTGAGGGCAATCCGTCGGAATGCTGCGGTAATTTCCGCGCGTGCCCCACACGATGTTTTGATAAAGCTGGTTTAACAGCGGGTTGGAAGTGATGAAATCCCCCGCTGATTCAAGGTCGTCATGCACCACGCGCCCTTCCAGCAGCGTGAGCGGTGGCTTTCCTGGATATCCTGTCACCTCGACGTATCGAAACCCGTGATACACAAACCGCGGTTCCCATTCCTCGGGACCGCCGCCGCGCGTAATGTAGATGTCCGTCGCCCGGGCGCCTCTGAGGTTTGCCAGATAAAGCGTGCCGTCTGCCTGCAACGTTTCTGCGTGTCGCAGTGTGATCTGCGTGCTTGGAGGCGCAGTCAACCGCAAGCGGCACCATCCCACCATGTTTTGGCCGAAGTCGTAAATGAACACGCCCGGCTTGGGTTCCGTCACGTTGATCGCCTTAAGCGTCTGCGTGATACGAATCGGTTCAATCATCTGCGCCTGCAGTGGAACTGCAGGCGCGCGCGCGAGTTCCGTGAAGCCCCATCGCGATTCGTTATACGCAGCAAGATCCCACCCCAGCATCTCCTTGCGCGCATCGTATTCCTCACCGTCGTACTCGTTGTTCGCCACGATCGGGCCGTTGGCAGTGAAACGCCAGGAGGTGTCGCTGACGACGTGCGAGACTGTTCCGTCGGTGTGTTCGATGCGCAACTGCAGCAGGAGCTTGGGAGATCCGTAGCTTGGCATATCCATGAACACGGTGCTGCGTGGAGAATAATAACGGCCGTTGCCGAGAATGACGCCGATGCAATTGGGTCCGCGGTTCACCAGGCGGGTCACGTCGTGGGTGACGTAATAAATGCGCTTGGGATACTCGGACAGTGCCGGGGAAAGAACGTGATCCCCGACGCGGCTGCCGTTGAGGTAAAACTCTGACACCCCCAAGCCGGATGCAAACAGGGTCGCGCGTCGGACGGCCTTGCCATAGTTGAATTCCTTGCGCAGATAGCGTGCGGGCTGGCGGCGGTTTTCCGGCGCGCGCACATTGCCCCAGGGCTCCATGCCAACTGGCCCAAGCTTCTTGGCCGCGCGCCAGGCCCCTTCATCAAAATCGACGCTGGTCCAGTTTGCCTCCTCGCGGTCGCGGCTGCGCCAGAGTTCGTCCGTGGTCAGAATCATTGGCGCGCCGCTTTGAAATTCAATTTCGATCCAGGCTGTGACTCCAGCGGGCTTGTTCTCGGGACCGCTGTTGGTTGCGAGGATTGCAATGACGTTCTTTCCCGGCTGCAGGAGGAATGTGATGTCTGAATCCCGCGTGACGTGCGGATTGGCGGCGCGCCCTGTGTCGTGCCCGTTCACGAAGCCGCGCGCGTCGCTGTCGCCCGTCAACAACATGCGCGCCCGCCTTATCACCCGGTCATCCGGCAATGCAAACGTGCGGCGGAAATAGCGCTGTCCGGGCGGCGCCGCAATGCGGGGCTCGCCTTCCGGAAACCAAATCCAGTGCGTTCCCGACAACCAGTTTGTTTTGTCCTCGATCTCCAGACCAATCCATTGCCCATACCAGTCAGAGGGGTGCAGCAGGCCCATCGACCAGCGCGCCGGGCGGCTCCAGTGAACTTTGCCGCTCTTGTCCCCAACGCCAACTTTCCAAAAGCAATGCTGTGCCGACGCGAGCGGCTTGCCCGCGTAAGGAATCTGAACGGACTGGTCCGAATTTACTTTTCCGCTGTTCCAAAGGTCGGCGTCATTCGGATTCAACCGACGTTCGCTGGTCGCGACGAGCACGTGATACGCGGTCTGATGCTGGTCCCGTTCGGTAGAATCCATTGTCCATGAGAGGCGCGGATGAACGGCATCGATGCCAAGAGGATTGACGCGGTTCTCGCAGCGGAGATTTCCGATTTCAATGGCGCCGAGGGCGTGAGGCGCGAGCCCTGAACTGAT harbors:
- a CDS encoding family 78 glycoside hydrolase catalytic domain; the encoded protein is MTRNTCTAIGNPGAISLVFAGRPRLRFSGALWILALAFISSGLAPHALGAIEIGNLRCENRVNPLGIDAVHPRLSWTMDSTERDQHQTAYHVLVATSERRLNPNDADLWNSGKVNSDQSVQIPYAGKPLASAQHCFWKVGVGDKSGKVHWSRPARWSMGLLHPSDWYGQWIGLEIEDKTNWLSGTHWIWFPEGEPRIAAPPGQRYFRRTFALPDDRVIRRARMLLTGDSDARGFVNGHDTGRAANPHVTRDSDITFLLQPGKNVIAILATNSGPENKPAGVTAWIEIEFQSGAPMILTTDELWRSRDREEANWTSVDFDEGAWRAAKKLGPVGMEPWGNVRAPENRRQPARYLRKEFNYGKAVRRATLFASGLGVSEFYLNGSRVGDHVLSPALSEYPKRIYYVTHDVTRLVNRGPNCIGVILGNGRYYSPRSTVFMDMPSYGSPKLLLQLRIEHTDGTVSHVVSDTSWRFTANGPIVANNEYDGEEYDARKEMLGWDLAAYNESRWGFTELARAPAVPLQAQMIEPIRITQTLKAINVTEPKPGVFIYDFGQNMVGWCRLRLTAPPSTQITLRHAETLQADGTLYLANLRGARATDIYITRGGGPEEWEPRFVYHGFRYVEVTGYPGKPPLTLLEGRVVHDDLESAGDFITSNPLLNQLYQNIVWGTRGNYRSIPTDCPQRDERQGWLGDRSEVSRGESFIFDTQAFHEKWLRDIEDAQRENGSVPDVAPSYWPMYTDNVTWPTTTVILPGILHDQFQNRAILERHFASAAKWVDYMATNFLTNGIISRDRYGDWCVPPEQPELIHSKDPERQTDKTLLATAYFYHDLRLMAQYAALLQRSADSTRLSQMADQVKTAFNQRFLKRDAGFYDNGSQTSCVLPLYFGLVPEEFRARVFARLVDRIENESKGHIGTGLIGGMFLMRTLTQNGRPDLAYAIATQRDYPSWGYMVERGATTVWELWNGDTADPAMNSGNHVMLIGDLTIWFYEHLAGIKTDPSAPGFKHIIMRPELAGDLKSVKASHRSPYGWIRSDWRKDDAQFTWAIEVPPNSRATVHIPASNLDSVMEGRTSAAQAAGVGSARFEEGWAVLELGSGKYNFTSK
- a CDS encoding sialidase family protein — encoded protein: MPSSPKQMGWIVKSQPIFESAPFPSCHASTIEETPTGLVAAFFGGTHERNPDVCIYVTHLRRGKWTPPVEVANGLGFGAERLPTWNPVLFQPKTGPLMLFYKVGPSPSTWWGMLITSDDGGKTWSQPRRLPHGILGPIKNKPVQLANGDILCPSSSEGTNGWRVSFERTRDLGRTWETSGPVNDGKTIAAIQPSILFHSGNRLQSVGRTRQDRTFEIWSLDGGKTWGEMGLLDVPNPNSGTDAVTLQDGRQLLVYNHNIRTGSNNKGRSPLNVAISENGRDWFAAVELENDPDAPNGFAYPAVIQTRDGRVHITYTWQRKTIKHVVLDPKKLTLRPIVNGKWPE